DNA sequence from the Rhizoctonia solani chromosome 14, complete sequence genome:
TCGTCTCGGAGTTTGGATTGTATACACGGGTGTTCGGCTAAAAGATGGATCGTGCGTGAAAGAGCAGAGCTGGGGTTCCAGAATCACATGAATGTCAAGGCGAAAACAAGTTGCTATAAGTACAAGTACCTTGTGCTGTCATTTCCAGCGAATGCCAATCCGCTGTTGGGTTTAATCACAGTTGTATATCAATCACAGCTCAAGCTTTCAATGATTGCCTACTTGATTTGAGCCAACACGTCCTCGTCGGTCATCTGATCTTGAGGCGCAGCCATAAGATTGTGCCTCACTAGATACAGTTGGTATGTATTCGAGGGCCGATAGGGAAGGGGGTGGCAGTCACTCACGAAGCGCTGTTGTGATATCTCTTCCGGCCGCCACCTCTGAGTCTAGAGTGCCACTGTTCAGCGCCTCCCGTTTCCGTCTCATAATATCAACCGCCTGGATAGACCATGACCAATCGTACATGAGCGCAACGCTAAGATGATACTAACCGTTTCGTGCATGGTGTCAGCCACATTTTTCATCCTCTGGACAAGGCGATGGGGAATATGTTCTACCACTGCCCTACGGAGGAAGGCAGGCCCAAGCTGAACCAAAAACGCTATGAATGGATGAAGGTACCACATCTCCGTCAGTAACCCGCTTTGGGACGGGACAAATCAGCGAGGTCAATAATATGTATACATTCAGGTACACACAACAAATCTCGGGAAGCAAAGAGGTAGGCGGGAACTTTgccatccagtattccaaaaGAGTGGCCCATTCCTGAAGAAGGATGTCCATGCCATACTCTTCTATAAAACGATCGAAAACATACCTGCTTGACCGATGATCTCGAGTGAAATAAGATGGGACCACTTGAAAAGATCAATCGCCTGACTGTTGCCGCCGTTGGTCTGAACTTCTGAGGTTATAGCATCAACGAGCTATCTCAATTACGACACTGAGTCTGAAAAGCAACTAATGACCAGGATAGCTCACCCGTTGAGCAATCGTTGTCATTGTGGGTGTCTAAATTCGGGCACCGTTAAGAACAATAAAATGGATCGAATATACAACCCTACCACTGGATGAATAGTTGATAGTACATATTTTAATTTTGGACCCGGTTATTAAAAGGCCAACTCACAGTTACGCATATGACTTGCGCCAAAAACCGGATTTAGAATCTTGGGCAGTTTTTGATAGGATATAACTAGATGAAAAATGCAAGCTTGTACATACCTTGCGTTGAACTTCATGTCGATGCCCTGGGAGACCTGAGAATGGTTTCCGAATGTGGGAGTGTATTACTGACCATAAACCGTTGGCATTACTGGTCCAAAGACGAGTTTCAACCAACTTGGAGCAATATTCAGTAGACGGCCAACTAATAGAACACCACAACTGACGTTATGAGCCAGCCGGGCTCTCTGAAATCATCATGGCCCTTGATGAAGATTTCCTGGAGGGCTCGCGGGTCAGATACCCAGAGTTCTTCTGCCTTCGCACAAGACGTAAGACTGAAGTATCACCTCGGGGATCTCAAACTCACTCCGAATGGGCCTTTTATTCGGCATACTGAGCCGTAGGTATCCATTAGTTTGTCTTGAAAGTCAAGGGCTGTATCGGGATCAAACATGTCTTCAGTGCTCCCTGAGCAATGTACTCGAGTCAGTGATACGGAAATCAGAGACAGCCTGAACCAATGTACCCCAGATCGCGGAAGACGGAGCGGGGCCATCGAGCATTGAGATATTGGATTTGCCCCTTACTGCTCTAGATAAAACGAGGACAGCTGCTAGCCCAATAACACCCAGCAAGGCATAGCAAAGATGGTCACCCCGTGAGACTGCGAGTTTCTGCAGTGCAAAACCGAAACATGTTGCGCTGAGATTCGTCATTTTAATCGTGCGGTGGGCTTGCCACCCACCCAGTGCCTCTTATACAAAAGATGGTGTGCCTATCACAACCTTGCAGGATAACACGAGGGAGTACAATCACGGAAGAGCGTTCGAGTGAACAGGCAGAAGAGCATTCGAGCACAGACGGAAGAGCGCCCGAACTCACACACGGAAGCGATTGCCTTTGCCAGCAACATGTGTGACTTCACCTGCCCTAGCATGTCGAATATAGTAGCTTTAGTTGCCCTCACCAATCACGCCCAAATCTTCACTGAATCCAGAGACTCTGCCCAACAAGACCGAGGGTGATTCCTAGATGATCCCACAACCCGAGAGACTCCCGGCCTTTGATTGTGGACAAGTAGATGCTGCGATAGTGGCGTCTGAGTGTGCTCGCGCTCATCGATCGTGACACATCCTCGTATCGTAAAGGCGCTCCGCCACTAGCACCACATCCGCGAGTGGCAAGTTTTACCCCAAATCCGATAGTGTAGATATATAATCCAAATATCATGCTAGCCATAATAGAATGTGCAGCGTGGGTCATTTCGATTAATCCCCTTTCTCGTTCGCCAAAAAGCTCGAATTTCGAGATCGCCACAGATTGGGGCGATTCATGGTCTGGAACTATCGCATTAAATGAGGTTGGCTACGTTGATGGAGAAGGATACCAGGCACTTGTGTTTTAAACCAGCCTCTGATCAATTAGGAATGTCAGCGTGTACTAAACCCCTTTGAGGTGGCCAAACCACTCCCAATCCGATCGTATACGCCAGCATCACAATGGTTTCCATAAAGCCTGAGATTTGGATCTCATCCACCTCACTCAACAGTACGAGGTGCTACCGCCCTCCACCGAATCGCCCAACTGCAGAGCTAGAATATATGTGCATGTCCCGTGACTTTAATTCCCATCGTACTGTGCTGAATATGGTTTAACCACACGCTCCCGACTTGACTTTTGAAGATTCGTCGATTTCTGGTCACTTTGAAGCCTACTGAGCTCTCTCTTAACCGATGATGTACCCCGCTtgctcccccccccccatgcCATTAATTTGTCCATCGAGTACGCGGATTTCGACCTTGGATCTTGGATCTTGGCCGGTTCGGGTTCCACATGACTCATCATTTCCCGAGTTTGGACTAGACACATATTTCGCGTATAAATTTTGGTCGATACAATCGGGGGATGCCCGCGACGCAGAGATCACGATGGATCATGATGTTGACATCTTGGGTGGCAAATCCGTGTTGTGGCTAGCGCTAGTCACACAACGGCTCAAGTCAACCCGTATATGCATCGTTTCAGAGCCTTCTCCTGTCTTTCAACAATTGCTTAATTTTATAGAGATTGTATAAGTAACACCCTGAAATATTTGACCCTCACCACGGCAGGCGTGATACAAACACTTGAACCCGAACGCCGGTTTGGGGCCCTAGTAGCCTTTTACATTGCTTTGTTAATTAGGTAGTGAGACACGGATAGTATTAATTTCTCCCGAGAGAACAATCAAGGCATTACGCAAGCAAGTATAACAGCTAATAAGAACCACCAGCCCATTCCGGGCGGTGCGAACCAGTTCAGCTATATTTTCGAGCGACAAAAGTCTTCGAATCCGGGAAAGTTATTCGTTTGGGACAGAAGATCGCAAGACTGTTGGGCTAGTCGTGGATCTTTTGTTGGCGGCCTGCTCCAGCTTTGACGTATCGTTGTAAAAGAACTCTAGAGTTAGCGAATCGGAATCAATACTATATAGCTGGCTTGCAACTTTCTGAAGCCGCGTAAGGGTTACGCGATCATCGTACAGTGTATGCGTTACCCTTACGATACACCATTACCCCGAACCGTTACACTTACCCATTCGTGCTTCTTTGAGACTGATTACCAACTATATACATTTATTTGGTTTATTCTGTTTACGCATGTATCGAACCTGGGCAGCTTATAAGGCCCCGGATTCCAATCCACTCTCCTTGTCTTTAGTCTGAACACCAATATCGAGTGTGTATTACGACTTGCTGCCGGCGCGATCTTTGTCGCCGACCGagtcacatatatacatccgatAAGTAGAGAACTTACAAGCTGACGGAGCGGTGAGCG
Encoded proteins:
- a CDS encoding cytochrome P450 family protein, whose product is MLDGPAPSSAIWGSTEDMFDPDTALDFQDKLMDTYGSVCRIKGPFGAEELWVSDPRALQEIFIKGHDDFREPGWLITWLKLVFGPVMPTVYGHRHEVQRKTPTMTTIAQRLVDAITSEVQTNGGNSQAIDLFKWSHLISLEIIGQAGMGHSFGILDGKVPAYLFASRDLFGLLTEMWYLHPFIAFLVQLGPAFLRRAVVEHIPHRLVQRMKNVADTMHETAVDIMRRKREALNSGTLDSEVAAGRDITTALLRHNLMAAPQDQMTDEDVLAQINGLAFAGNDSTSSALSRTIHLLAEHPCIQSKLRDEIRRAHHFYGKNLDYDQLNSLPYLDAVCRESLRLHAPVFFLDRVAMKDWILPLHYPARSAEGRAMMLNIHVPKGATLHVSLGAANQDRRTWGDDAKVFRPDRWLEPLPKSVMDSRMPGIYASTMTFLGGPRACPNARGVKFAQLEMSECPPLTGSSAKVEQSLVQTETVLSNLVSSFKFELSNENINWKNDTTAKPYTQYSDGTTSKDPKMLINVTIMGESG